Proteins from a genomic interval of Heteronotia binoei isolate CCM8104 ecotype False Entrance Well chromosome 5, APGP_CSIRO_Hbin_v1, whole genome shotgun sequence:
- the RBM15B gene encoding putative RNA-binding protein 15B: protein MKRGSERDSSPAGSGGTRGASSAKRPRERERESSTSGGSSSSSRRGPHRSSAASASSRSSRDKSAPGGSSSRSHRGEERPGGSGGGADSNHRAASSSARSSSSTSSSQAAVTAPPPPPPPSSTSRALGVAKAKVPPAAVVTPSLLLGGPPPVAAPSLLLAPGLGLAAGVGLAGEPPGSSEYKTLLVSGLSPALPDQLLEDGLFRQFQRFASGGASDISVKLSHTPDLGRVAYVNFRHPADARDARRHARARQLLLFDRPLKVEPVYLRGGRRSRTPPPTPSPEPLAFLPPLHSVYPYKQRSLSPVASPLLREPRPRHAQAAAAAFALEAVALGLSRERERVLDYYGLYDERGRPYGYPIVAEEDLMPEDDQRATRNLFIGNLDHNVSEVELRRAFEKYGMIEEVVIKRPARGQGGAYAFLKFQNLDMAHRAKVAMSGRVVGRNPIKIGYGKVNPTTRLWVGGLGPSTSLAALAREFDRFGSIRTIDYVKGDSFAYIQYESLDAAQAACAQMRGFPLGGPDRRLRVDFAKAEEARYPQQYQPAPLPVHYELIPESYSRHRSLEQDLRVRDRTPPHLLYSDRERSFLEADWASPVKNAERRNNLETYSRSARSRSGERWGSDSDRSVLKPWEERRKRRSLSNDRGRTAHSPYEDRGRTKAGGPTSDRSPDRVRKENHTTEPAAEKEQNNSLQNNRHASEEKPHREASDPPQPKKRDSERNHRTGESESKTPEESKSETKKLKSLSDYAHTLQLAWNGLLVLKNSCFPTSMHILEGDLGVINGLLKDHLSGGKLTQLKIAQRLRLDQPKLDEVTRRIKQGSPNGYAVLLATQAAQGGAGAEGTFPVVEPGLQRRLLRNLVSYLKQKQAAGVISLPVGGAKGRDSTGMLYAFPPCEFSQQYLQSALRTLGKLEEEHMVIVIVKDTA from the coding sequence ATGAAGCGGGGGAGCGAGCGGGATTCCAGCCCAGCCGGGTCGGGGGGAACGCGGGGCGCCTCCTCCGCCAAGAGGCCTCGGGAGCGCGAGCGGGAGAGCAGCACCAGCGGCGGGAGCAGCAGCAGTAGCCGGCGGGGCCCGCACCGGAGCTCGGCCGCCTCCGCCTCATCGCGCAGCAGTCGGGACAAGTCCGCGCCGGGTGGCTCCAGCTCCCGCAGCCACCGCGGAGAGGAGAGGCCTggaggcagcggcggcggcgccgATTCTAACCACCGCGCAGCCTCGTCCAGCGCCAGGAGCAGTagcagcaccagcagcagccaggCCGCCGTCACTgcgcccccgccgccgccgccgccttcctCGACTTCGCGGGCCCTGGGGGTGGCCAAGGCCAAAGTGCCGCCGGCAGCGGTCGTGACGCCCTCCTTGCTGCTAGGCGGACCCCCACCGGTTGCCGCACCGTCCTTGCTGTTGGCGCCCGGGCTGGGATTGGCAGCTGGGGTGGGGCTGGCAGGAGAACCCCCGGGCTCCAGTGAGTACAAGACTCTGCTGGTGAGCGGCCTAAGCCCGGCTCTGCCCGATCAGCTCCTGGAGGATGGGCTCTTTCGCCAGTTCCAGAGGTTTGCCAGCGGTGGTGCCAGTGACATTAGCGTGAAACTCTCCCATACTCCTGATCTTGGCCGTGTTGCCTATGTCAACTTCAGGCATCCAGCAGATGCTCGAGATGCCCGGCGGCATGCCAGAGCCCGACAGCTTCTCCTTTTTGATCGCCCCCTCAAGGTGGAGCCTGTGTACCTGCGAGGGGGGCGACGAAGCcgcacccccccacccaccccatccccTGAACCATTGGCATTTCTGCCCCCCCTCCATAGTGTTTATCCATATAAACAGCGATCGCTGTCTCCTGTTGCTAGCCCTTTGCTCAGGGAGCCCAGACCAAGACATGCTCAAGCTGCTGCTGCAGCATTTGCCTTGGAGGCAGTTGCTCTGGGACTCTCCAGAGAGCGGGAGAGGGTACTGGATTACTATGGGCTGTATGATGAACGCGGCCGCCCCTATGGCTACCCCATAGTAGCTGAGGAGGATCTCATGCCTGAGGATGATCAGAGAGCCACCCGGAATCTCTTCATTGGTAATCTAGACCACAATGTTTCTGAAGTGGAACTGAGACGTGCTTTTGAAAAATATGGCATGATTGAGGAAGTGGTGATCAAGCGCCCTGCACGGGGTCAAGGTGGAGCCTATGCTTTCCTTAAGTTCCAAAACTTGGACATGGCACATCGGGCTAAGGTTGCCATGTCTGGCCGGGTTGTTGGCAGAAACCCTATCAAAATTGGCTATGGGAAAGTTAATCCCACCACTCGACTCTGGGTGGGTGGCCTTGGTCCTAGTACTTCCCTCGCTGCCCTTGCCCGGGAATTTGACCGCTTTGGTAGCATTAGGACTATTGACTATGTGAAGGGGGACAGTTTTGCCTATATTCAGTATGAGAGTTTGGATGCTGCCCAGGCTGCCTGTGCACAGATGAGGGGTTTCCCTTTGGGTGGGCCAGATAGAAGGCTTCGAGTGGACTTTGCCAAAGCAGAGGAAGCACGATATCCTCAGCAGTACCAACCTGCACCACTGCCTGTACACTATGAATTGATTCCTGAAAGCTACAGCAGACACAGGAGTCTCGAGCAAGACTTAAGAGTCAGAGATAGGACGCCTCCTCATCTCCTCTATTCAGACAGGGAAAGGAGCTTTCTAGAGGCAGATTGGGCCAGCCCTGTGAAAAATGCTGAGCGCAGAAATAATTTAGAGACCTATAGTCGGTCAGCACGCAGCCGCAGTGGAGAACGTTGGGGCAGTGATAGTGACCGCAGTGTGCTCAAGCCTTGGGAGGAAAGGCGTAAACGCCGTAGCCTTTCCAATGACCGTGGGAGGACTGCCCATTCACCTTATGAAGACAGAGGCAGGACAAAGGCTGGTGGGCCAACTTCAGATCGCAGCCCAGATAGGGTTCGAAAGGAGAACCACACAACAGAACCTGCTGCGGAGAAAGAACAGAATAACTCTCTTCAGAACAATCGGCATGCATCAGAGGAGAAGCCTCATCGTGAAGCATCTGATCCTCCTCAGCCTAAAAAAAGGGACAGCGAACGCAATCATCGAACTGGTGAGTCTGAATCAAAGACTCCTGAAGAGTCAAAATcggaaacaaaaaaattaaaaagcttgTCAGATTATGCCCATACATTGCAGCTTGCCTGGAATGGGCTACTTGTCCTGAAAAACAGCTGCTTCCCTACATCTATGCATATCCTTGAAGGGGACTTGGGAGTCATTAATGGACTTCTGAAAGACCACTTGTCTGGTGGAAAGCTAACACAGCTCAAGATCGCCCAGAGACTTCGGCTTGACCAGCCCAAGCTGGACGAAGTAACTCGACGTATCAAGCAAGGAAGTCCTAATGGCTACGCTGTACTGCTGGCTACCCAGGCTGCCCAAGGAGGGGCAGGTGCTGAAGGGACCTTCCCTGTGGTGGAGCCTGGCTTGCAAAGACGGCTTCTCAGGAATCTGGTCTCTTACTTGAAACAGAAACAGGCTGCTGGGGTGATCAGCCTTCCTGTGGGAGGGGCAAAGGGCAGAGACAGTACTGGCATGCTTTATGCTTTCCCTCCTTGTGAATTCTCTCAGCAGTACCTCCAGTCTGCACTAAGAACATTGGGAAAGTTAGAAGAAGAACATATGGTGATAGTGATAGTCAAAGACACTGCCTAG